The DNA region AATTCTATTTGCTCAGCGATAATATAGATACCCAGATGGGTATGAGGCTGGCAGGTATCGAGGGCAAGGTCGTACACGGTGAAAAAGAGGTAGCGCAGGCGCTGGATGAAGCGATGGAAATGAAGGACGTTGGAATAGTCCTGATGACAGAAAAGGCGCTGAAAGAGTGTCCTGACAAGGTCATGGACTACAAGCTCAACCGTGCGACTCCCCTTATTGTTGAGATACCCGACAGACACGCCACAGCGAATATCTCAGATACGATATCAAAGTATCTGGCTGAGGCTGTTGGCATAAAGCTGTAAAGCGTTGGAGGATTACAATGACGGATCAGACACAAAAGCTGGAAAAATTCAAGCAGGCAGTATTCGATGAGGCTGCCGAAAAGGCTGCTGAGATAATAAAGGAGACCGAAGAGCAGTGCGCCGAAGTGCTGGCTGAGGCTGAAGCTGAGGCAAGAGATTTTGTCAAACAGAGCAGAGCTAAGGCTGAAAAGGAGCAGAAAGAGGCTGCACAGAGGACGGAATCCGCAGGACGTCTGGCACAGCGCAGGAACGTGCTGAACGCAAGACAGGAAGTCATAGACAGGGTGTTCTCGAATGTCAGGGAAAAGCTGGAGGCTTTCAGACAAAGCGCTGA from Ruminococcus albus AD2013 includes:
- a CDS encoding V-type ATP synthase subunit F, with the translated sequence MKFYLLSDNIDTQMGMRLAGIEGKVVHGEKEVAQALDEAMEMKDVGIVLMTEKALKECPDKVMDYKLNRATPLIVEIPDRHATANISDTISKYLAEAVGIKL
- a CDS encoding V-type ATP synthase subunit E — translated: MTDQTQKLEKFKQAVFDEAAEKAAEIIKETEEQCAEVLAEAEAEARDFVKQSRAKAEKEQKEAAQRTESAGRLAQRRNVLNARQEVIDRVFSNVREKLEAFRQSADYEKLLVRRVTECAAVYPNKKGEVRLASADMKYASVLTCGGRFTVTESANILLGGLMVVFPEDNLALDCTFDNEFKRQKSGFAGKAGLGTDL